TTACCTTCTTCTTGGGACTGCAAATCAGACAATCATCTCAAGGAACTACAATTTTCCAAGAGAAGTATATCAAGGAGCTACTCAACAAGTTCAATTTGCTATAGGCAAAGATTCTACTTACTTCCATGAGTACAAGCGCAAGAATTGACAAAGATCAAGCTGACATAGAAGTAAATCAAACCATGTATAGGGGTATAAATGGATCACTTCTGTAACTTGATTCTAGAAGGCCTGATATAGTTTTCAGTGTGCGAATGTGCGCAATATTTCAAGCAGCACCAAGGGAGTCTCATTTGAAAGCGGCGAAAAGAATTCGGAGATATCTAAAGGGAACGCAGAACCTAGTCCTCTTCTACCCAAAAGGTAATACCTTTGATCTAACCAGCTATGCTGATGTAGACTATGCAGGTTTCTTGGTGGATTGAAAAAGAACGTCATGAGTGGCTCACTTCTTGGGATCAACACTGATTTACTTGGGAACTAAGAAGCAAAATTTTGTAGCTTTGTCTAAAGCTAAGGcagagtatgttgttgttgctttatGTTTTGCGCAACTTCTGTGGATCAAGCAACGATCGAAAGACTTTGGTGTACGTACAGATACCATTCCTCTTTTGTGTGACAATACTAGTGTGGTGAATAGGGCAAAAAATCATGTTCAACACAAGAGTCGAAACACATAGACGTGAGACGCCATTTTCTGAGGGATAATGTCGAGataaatgaatgtaatgatgaagaTTTGCAAAGCTAAAGAACATCTAGCGAATATTTTTACAAATCCCTAGAGCAAAGAAAGCTTTGTTAAAAATAGAATGAGATTGGGAATACTCAAGATCACATGATCACTAGACAAGTCTACCTAAAAAACTCCTGACTTGACTATGCCTAGAAGGGCATGTATCTATTCTTGTTTTGATACTGGTTACTTGAGAATTCACTCCTTGTACCTTAATGCAGGTATACACTCATGGTTTTCTTAGCTAAAAAGATAACTCAATCACACAGACAGGGTTGACAAAATGAAAAGGGGACCTGGTCCTCTTCAGGTTAGAATCATTTTATGCTACATTGTATTAACTGTCAATATCGCTGCCACATGTTTTCGTCCCATTCGTAGCATCAGTTTCTTAGGTTTTTTCACCTTTGAATGAATCGTCAACACTGTTGGGGACTCAATACCtctttcattttaaataatctttttttcaaaatatatcatCAAATCTTCTCAACACTTCTTGGACAAGATTTCTAAAACTTCTTCAGAGATCTTACtatttcttctgcttctcttcATAACGTTTAACCCTAATTGTCCTTCTAAAGTATAAATCTTCCCAGAAATCTAAAATCCTAGTTTCGATTTCTCCGCCCCTGTTCTTGAAGAGTCACCACTAACACCAGTATGTGGAGATGGAATTCAGGATGCGTCTAACATCCCTGAGACTATAGTTGAGGAAGTTTCTATTTTGCCGACTGTGGGTGAGATACCCTGTTCTATAACATTAGTTCTATATTAGGTAGGTTCTCTAAACTCCATGGCAAAACCTAGTTTTGAACCAGTTTATGAAGATATCAAGGGTACGTTAATAGATGTCTCTTCTACTATGTCTGAAAGAGATTTTGAGAGAGACTTGTCTAAAGGGAGAGGTCCGGAATCGTGTATTCTAAGTGTGGGGGCAAAATTGGTGGCTATTCAAAGTTTAGCCTCACTTAGAGGTGATTCCCAACCATTTCTACTGAGTGAGGCGTTTAGATCGCCGGAACAGGTCCCATCCAAAAGTCAAACTATCTTTGTTAAAACCCCCAAGTCCTTTGATGCTAATACTGATGGAGAAGAAGAGGATGAAGTACCTTTGAGATGGAGAATGAGAGGTACAAGGGGAGCAAATACTTCACAAGTCGAAGTTCCTGAAGGGAATACCGTTACAGCTACTCTTGATGATGATGGTCATACATGTGATgataatgaagaagaaagaaaacgGAAAGGGAAAGGAGGTTTATGATAGATGTGAAAGAAAGCAAGAAAAAAGATGGGACAATGAGTATAACTCAAAAGGTGTTAGGTAGTGTCATGGTGGCAAATGCAGCTCAGACTGAGAGGATAAGGAGACAAAGAGAACAAggcttttttttcaaaagagtCCAAGGTAGATCCTGTTCTTGTATATGACAGTGAGACACAATCTGAGGATGTCACCAAGTATGTGGCCAAACATCGTAGGGAAGTTGAGGatgaaagagtaaaatccaaatgGAATAAGAAGAGAGCAAGTAAATGTCCTACAAAACAAGACAAAGTATCAAAAGGAAACTCTCAAGTTAGAAGGGTAACAGAAAAAGGGAATGTGAATGTTCAACTCGTAAAGGGACGTTGTCCTAGGGTTCAGAATGTAAGTGAAGACCCGGAGATGACAAAGAAggaaataattgaaaaaatggCACTCCAAAAGGTGCTAAATAGGAGAGTGTTTGCCTCAAACATACTAACAAAGTCTGGTATGGCAGCACTGGTTGATGCTGTTACCATTCAAGAGTGGAGTTACTTATTTAAACCCCCTACCCATACTTGCGTGAACCTGAGGTGCGCGAGTTCTATTATAAAATGGAGTTACTTGAAGATGGGGGAATTAAGACCACGATAAAGAGATGGAAATCAGTTTGAATGGGGAAATTTTTAGAATAATTCTAGGGGCACATGTGGCAGGAATTAGTTCCATAGAAGGGTGCAAGCCATTCGAAGCATTCACCAAGCTTGCCACCAAATGAGGTGAATTTAAATGGGTTGGAGTTCCCAAGAAGTATATGAAAGGTGAGTTATGGTTGACCTTCAAATTCGTCAATAAAGTTCTAGTACCTAGAACAGAAAAACGTACAGTAGTATCTGCAGCTGATATGTTTCTTGTGGAATAGCTAGTAAATCTGGAAGAGAAAAATCTTTCTGCCCTCATGCTCGAACACATGCACAGAGTTATGagtggaaaaaaaaaagcatggAATTCCATATGGGTATCTTTTGAACTTTGTGTTTAACCATATTGAAGTGACATTAGGAGTTGGGGTACCTAGTACCACTAAACAGATGTTCACCAAGGCCGCTCTACTAGAGTGAGAGTGCATTGAAGGGCAAAATCCGGGTCACTTCCAAGTTGTAATGGTTCTTGTGCAACTGGAAACTCTAAAACGTGAGGTGAATGATCTCACTAATATTTTGGATGCCAAAGAGGTTGAAATTGCCACAGTTAAGTCTGAACTGCAAAAAGTGATCTAAAGCGGACCTGGTACCAGTCGGGATAATGAGGACGTGCTAAGCAAGTTGAGGGATGAGAATAAATTGTTGCAAGCCAAAAATGCCTGACTCAGTGAGGAAATCCAGATTTTCAATAAGCAACTCATCAAAGCTCATGAGGATACAAATGAGTGATTGCTTTGCCGTATGCACACTTTTAACCACATTCCCCCTCTATCCTAAATGTGCCTAGTTGTTTCAATCTATCCTTATGTAATCAACTCTTGTGGCTAGATATTTTTGACATAATTTTGTGGCTAGTGTATATGATCTAATGTCTTTTCATTTCAACGGCCTTGTCTATGCGTGATTTTATTATCTCTTTCCGACATACGTATGTTCTGTGTGGCAAATTGCCCCAGGTCCTCTTGTTTCACTGGTGTTTTGATTTTGCATATGTTTAATGTATCTCCTTTTTAATGATGTCAAAAAGGGGAATAATCTTGTGTTTATATTTGTTATGTTCTACTGGGAGTGGAGAACATAACTCCGGTTTGAATGAATTTGTGCAACGAGTTATGCAGGTTGTTTGTCATTATCAAAAAGGAGGAAATTAATAAGAGCTTAGTGTTTCTCGATGTTTTGATTATCTCCTCACATgtgcagggacctggtcctcTGCAGAGTCGAGCGCACATCCAATCACCAAAATGTTGGACAGTTGTAAAAGTTGTCTGCATTAGGAAGGTTGGTGAAGCAGCAGGGTACATCACCAATCAAGGACGAATAGGTTGTTTGTTTGATGGGTAATAACTCTTATGgtataaatcaaacaaaaaacaaCTCATTTATCCATTcattcaaagaaaatattttcaagctTCAAGAATAGTAAGGGAACTGATATAAGTGTGTTTATTGCTTTTTGTACCTGCTGCATTTGGTCGCTTGTAATTGTTCTTATATTATAGGATTCGTTTCAACTATGATAGAAACGTTAAAACGCGGGCTAATCATTGTAAGGGCTGGGTTATGGGTAACTTAGGTTTTTACTTCAAGTCTATATTAATCAGGTAGGATTAGTATAGGGAGCACTTTTGTATCTGCTCATGCTCAGCTAAGTGATAGGGAGTATTACTTAGTGTAGAGATAGGTTAATCTCTTGTTTTGTAACCAACTTTTAGTTTTGCTTGTTGAATATTAGTAGAAGTGGTTTTGAAAAGTCCTATTGAGAACATGTCGTGATTTtcctcccttgagcaaggaggtttccacgtgaAGTTGATGGTCATCTTTACTTTCTGCATTTATTCCTTACTTATTGTTATACTGAGGACCTTTGTCCCATCTAAGTAAGTGGACGCATATATTCTAACACCGACATTGCTCAAATGCTTCAGGTTTTGATCGTCAGGTTATTGCCTAGATTGGATAGTGCTCCAAATTTAATATCTATCCGGGCACTACAGGTTCTCCTATTACAGTTGGTATAAACCACAAAATCAAAGGCCTAGTGTGGGATTTCATACTCAAGGTTTTGCTCAGTACCTTCCAAATTCGACGACACAATTGAATAAAAGGCTTATGATTTCTTGTCTGaatgttaaaataattttttaaacctTGATATTTTAGAGGCTTATGGGGTTTCCTAATTCTTACACCTCTTATCAGTTTTTCAGGACTGGTGGAGATCAATCGGGCCAGTGGTGGACTGGTGGACCAATTATCAGTTCCTTAATAGGTTGGTCTAACCATTCTTATGCCCCATCTAGCTAGCCCAATTTGGGTTAGGCATATTTTTTTGTGGGTCGATTATCTTTATATATCGGTCTCTTATTAGGAAAGTCTTACTAGGACAGAACATGCTAACTTGATCCAATTGACAGGTTTGAGTGTACCtctcctttatatatatatatatatatatatatggttttaAGCATTGTTTTTGTAATCTTttttaaatgatgaaataaaaggGCACACTTCCTTAATGcgtaaattctttttttaaaagaaaaatcttaaAACACATGTTAGTTTAAAAGCATAAACGTTCAAAAGAGGAATTAAATTGTTACATAGTGTGGAAGCATGATTGTAAATAAAAGACAAATTACAAGAAAGACTAGGGATTTTCCCAAGTCAATAAAAGACTGAATTTACCTCcttttttttgacttatttatgtCTCATAGATTTGTTTTCCCCTATGGACTTACTTGTTGCATATATAGTAAAAATACATCTAAAAAAGCATTCATTCCAACTAGTCTTGGTTGGTTCCAACTCCCTCCCTTTACAAAGCTGTAGTTAGTTGTGACTACTAACACTAATGCTCTTTCACCAAATATTGGAATCCAATTTGTACGATTGTtcttgttgctgttgttgttgctgctgtacAGAATTATCTAACACCGTAAATGAAGACGGTGCCCCAATATTATTCACAGCAAAATCATTTCCAAATTGCGTTGTAATAATATTCTCCTGTGGGAGCATAAACGCGTAGTCATGAGTAGTTGTAGCTTGTTCTCTTGGCGAATAACTCTTTAATTGCAATGCCCTAAAAAGTAATGAATTTACTGATGAAAGATTTGAGCTTAACAAGTTGGAAGACCAAGGTAGTAATGGATGAGTGTTTGCTTCTCTTGTTGCAGCAGCCAAGTTTATGTTATCGTTGTTGTAATTATGCAAGGAAATACTATTGATCGCGGTTGATGGAGTAGTGGTAAGGTAGTTGAAATTAAATGGTAGCTCAATATCACCAAGCTCATTTGTTATTGTGTAATTAGCGTCACAAGGTGACTCTAGGGATAATGGAGAAGATGATGTTGGTTGTGGCTTTTTCACAGTTGAACTCTTTTGGAACACCCTGCACACTACCCATTCCTCCTGAAAGTAagacaacaaaaatataatatattaatcgCGGAATAATAATACTCTCTTCTCTATGTTCTATTTTATGTAAATTAGTTTGACTTGAgatggagtttaagaaagaaagatttttGAAACATGTGGTACCTCAAATAAAGGATAGATGTTTGTGGCtctaatcatttcattaagagtaaaataggtatcttaaaattaaattgttacaACTTACATAATATAGAAATGTGTTAGTCCttccgtttaaaaaaaatgactcaattttctttttaatctgtttaaaaagaatgatcctttttctttttttggtaaacTTTACCTTCAACTTTCTACGTGGCATATTTAAGGCTACAAgattaaagggtattttggtacatttgacataactttaatttaaaacaaccatattaaaaaaaaattcttaaatattgttccaagtcaaactaaatCATTCTTTTCGAAATggaagaattatttttaaaaaaaaaactgaataaaaagaaaagcgAGTTGTATAAGCTAGAATTgaggtttttttttgttagtgtTAGAATAAGTGATAAATTTAAAGATATAGTATATATGATCACCCCTTATCTCATGGCGTATTCTATTTCTTtttgtctcattttatatgatatatttttctttttggctccaaaaataattatatttctatatttagtaataatttaactttaaaatacctAGTTTACCCTTAACGAAATAATTTCTAGCCAAACAAAATATGTATGATTCATTTTATACTACAAATTTAAaagtctttcttttttaaatttcgcGTCAAATGTATTGTTTTTTGATTGTGGAATGTACATACCTTAGAAGGTTTGTAACCAAATGTTGTTTCAATTCTATATTCATGCATAACCCAATTGGTTTTTTCACCCTTAGGAGCTCTTCCTCTATAGAAAACTAGGGTTTTCTTCATCCCAACAAGAACTCCCGTTCCACCACGATATATCTCTTTATCTTTCCCTGTTGTTTTCCAGTAGCCTGCATCTGTAGCTCTATTTGTTCGAAGCCCTGTTGGGTACTTTCGATCTTTTAGACTGAAGAAATACCATTCTTTTTCTCCCATTGACGCTTTTGCTGTACCAGTACAACATTAAGAAATTAACAACAACAATcgaaatatttcattttttttaattattatgatagTGGTTGCTGTTTGGTGAGCTTATTTACATAAACAGTTCATTTTTTCCTCCTTCATGTCCAATTACACACGCAATGTTTTGTCAACATAGAGAAGTAGTAACTAAAAAACTGATAACTGCTTAGGGCTTTTGCAAAATAAGAATGTCAATTTCTGTTTGTTTGCTACATAATTAAGCATCATTTACATGGAGTTATAATGCTCGGGCGGTGGTCAGTCGAACATccttcattaaaaaattatactatataaaaaattgtataaaataaatatttgttcatgaaaaaaaaaagataacgGAAGAAGCAAGAAATTAAAAGGCACAATACATAAATGTGACTTTTGACTTGACctcattttatgtttatgttcttcaactttgtgtatgcacaagtagacatttaaacttgtataaagttgaacaaatagacacatgaGTAATACATGTCACAGTATGACACCCCGTACGATAAAAAACGACATGTATGATGTCACGTAGGACATgagtgtctatttgttcaattttatacaaatttaaatttaagtaTTTACTTGTGTATACCCAAAGTCAAAggacataaatattatttgacaTCAAGTaggtaaatttatatattatgccaattaaatatctcattttTTGTTCTCCCAAGAGTGAAATATACAATTTGAAGTTCCCAAACTACATGCTAAATTATACATCAATGCACATAGTAACATTTATACCTATCTAttcttctttcaaaaaataataaataggtAAAAACTATATAAACATATATCGATTGAGCTAGAACAACACAAAACAATTGTATAAATTGTCCATAATtaactaacaattttttttaataatctatTACTAATATTTTCATCCCTAAAATAGACTACTGactaattttaacttttaactacAAAATTTATTATCTGTTGCAAACAAGGATGACTTGAATGATcgaaatataaattaaatacataaataattaccAGGAAGGTCCCAAGGCTCAGACTTATTGAGATCAACATCAGCAATAGCTCTAGCAGTGAAATTGAAATcagaaattttgttatttaaataaCAAGTAATGAGTTCTTCATCTGTTGGATGAAACCTGAACCCTGGAGGAAGATTTTCATCCATTATATCACAAtctactttaattaattttctaaaacaATTTTTGAAGTACGGATGCAAATAAGATGcctattatatatatgttgtaaAGCTGCGTTAATTTCTAtgcatattttttaataattaatattacaGCTATAGTATATTGACAAAGATAGTGTACATACGAggattttcatttgattttgtcttattattattttataaaataatgcaactatATGAAGTGAGGTGGCTGCTCACCTCTACCCCTTTAAAATGACGTACACACAATTAGGGTTGATGAAAAGATTTATTAATTAGAATTACCAAGCATGTGGTTAAATGAATATTACAATGATATATTTAGTGAAACTTTATAAGTGGGGCTTGAGAAGTTAAAGGGTATGCTGACAATGGAGGAATCAAATTTtttgtaaagaaaatatttatcatttataataataatatcttttctttatttgattactttatgatatattttaatacatattatagaGTAGTGacaataatttctaaaaaaatatatgaataatatattttttacgcATTGTAATACAATGATATttgatttcatatatttaatcgtcaattaataaaaaaaatatatgacttTAATCcttttatatagaaaaatatattatatttaaattacttttaaaattatatcatccGCAAATACATATTGATCAACAATGCATAATTAACATTACAAATTGTCAATAAAATAGtctaattattgatatataacTTGGTAAATTTAGAACTACTCGCAATGAAGAGGATGAAAAAGTGCATCACTTCAACTAACTAAAGATTCGATGTACTTGAGTCAAATATCATATGGATAAGATCAAAATTTACTTATATTTGAGAAACCAAAATTAAAGTACTGGTTCTCTTCTtatcttaatttatttgatatttttctttgtgagtataaaaaatgacttatttgTATATTCGAATATGTGTAAAAGTTTCCCTTAATGTAATGGAGTTGgaacaaaaatacatattttccATCTATTAAGCCAAAATATCCcccatatttttcattttggcCCAAAAGTGCCTTGAAAGCTAACAcacaatctaaaaaaaaaaaaagaggatcaGAACTTCCCATGATATATTGTTGGATTTGATTGAAAATGCcattaaaaattgtaatttatagtattttttatatagtttttgaatatttatttttttatttaaaatattaaattaataaaatttaatttaactttgaaaattagtcaaacgGACTTTCAGAAAGCgcaacataacaaataaaaaatgaatgaatggagTAGACTTGAGcaacaaaaaatatcattagGCATGTTAAAATTTTCAAGAGATCAACATTGATTAGTTATATTAGTGTTCAAATGtggattatttttttagatgtgGTTGAGTTATAGATTGAAAGTAGAGTATGCAAAATGttagttttgtttttcttatttttttttgttgtagaTTATAGTTGTAGTGttcttaattatatgctaacaACATGAATTTGTTagtaaaagtaattttttttaaaaaaaatattgtatacttACTTAATGAGTTCTATATTtagtaataatttaactttaaacttttaataatttataacgataaattttatttaacttattttataacgaatttaaaatatttgtaaattttgtgTATAATCAAATATCTAATATACAAGTAATTGAGATATTGTTTAAGTTGCATAGCCAACAACCTCACCAATTTTTACCCACTTTGCTCCAATGTGAACCCAAAATCCCTTTCGGCACCCTCAATGTTTTATTCACACTTGTTTTTTCCCTTCTCCTTTTACCCCCAATTTATTCACACCAAGCTACACcgtatcaaattaatttatgtaaacCTACGTAGTTAATTTGACGATACTCTGTTTGgttttgatttgtttatttaataaatttaaaaaaataagaattttttttaatggtgTGATTTTAAGCTGAAGATATGTATAACGTATTCCATCAAATATTGTTTAATTTACACTCTTAAACACATCAGGTGAGAagttagaataaaatatttttaaaaaaggaaaaagacaattcttttaaaactaattaaaagtaGAGATAAATGTCAAAGAACACACCTAAActataaatttcttttaaaaaaatcatacctaaactattgagAGTCTAAGTTTTATACACACACTATCACTTagtagtttgagaaacacacgtCTATTTTTTACAACACTCTTATCATAGTGTGTAATAcattctctcttttattttaaaaaaagttatcacATCATATTCCATATGggcaaaaattaaataaatattagtattagttaaataaagattaaaaattttttatccaaaaaataatacttttattattatattcggTACACAGGTAGAAAAAAATTCCTAAAAATATATGTGCATATTTAATACAAAGCGAgaaaaatgtaagaaaaaataaattcggAGTGGAGGTTTAAATAGGgtagtttataattttattttNtatatatatatatatatatatatatatatgtatatatatatatatacatttatttagTTTGTATCGAATATGCTTTGCTGGAATACATTGACAAATATTATTCGTTTCTCTCCCTATTTTAGTATATGTGATAGCAAAAGGAACATGCAtctaaatgtataaaatttatatgaaaatattaataagtgatataaaataaaattattttaaaatataattttattaataaatatgatagaaatatttatataaatggataatgttttccttttcttttggcCCAATGCACATGTGAAAATAATCCTTGTTAGGCCTGCGAAATCTACACTTTTGGACTTCCTTGGGCTTTTATGTGGTTGCTCCTTGGGCTCTCTCCTTTTGACATCCATGTGGCATGTTAAATCAGcttctttaaattttgttaagGTTTTGTGTTGGTCCCAATCTTTTTTTCTCTTAGGCCTAAAGGGAAAATTAGTAAATTAGTATATAAAAGtcatatttagtaaaaaaaatcatactttataaatattagttataatgtcaaaaatgttactattttaaaattttgtatattctaattttctttctattttatttttcttacacattttcaattaattctatATTCCATTTTTAAaggggaaaagggtcaaatatgcccctaaactattcgaaaaggtttagatataccctccgtttaaagtttggttcactgATGCCCTCGCCAtccaacttttggtccaaatatgcccttatgggcgttagttgccatgttggacatatccaactcatttttcatttttttaaatgctAAATGGAATTGCCATGTCATTTTGGCCTTATCacataacatttatatgaaaatggaaagatattcgactcataaacacctaatccgacccataaatcaacatccttttaaataaattatccgaccatttttcaacaattttgtttaatttttattttttttgataaattccgaaaatgagtaattgattaataaaaaaatagaaaaatatgaaaaaagtataaaattaacgccaaaaattcacaaataattatagtaaccttaaattcaatttaaacattttaattttatttttatttttttcgataaatcccGAAATGagtaatttgattaataaaaagtatgaaaaaaatataaaattaacgccaaatattaaaaaataaatacagtaaccttaaatttaacaatttcaacatttttttaatttttaattttttcgataaatcccaaaaatgagtttattaacaaaaaaatatgaaaaaatataaaaattacgcaaaaaaatcataaatacaaaataggaaaatatgaaaaaaatataaaataaaaaattgttgaaattattgaatttaagtttactatatttatttgtgaattttgatgtatattttttattttgttttcatatttttccctttttattaaaaaattactcattttcgagatttgccaaaaaatataaaaattttaaaaaaaattgtaaattgaaatgttactatatttatttgtgaacttttggagttaatttatatattttttttcatacttttcatattttttattaatcaattactcattttcgagatttatcgaaaaataaaaaattttaaaaaaaatggaaatgttagatttaaggttactatatttatttgtgaatttttggcgttaatttttattttttttcatgtttttcttattttttaataatcaattactcattttcgggatttaccgcaataataaaaattaaataaaattattaaaaatgggtcggatagtgaatttaaaaggagctgatttatgggtcggattaggtatttatgagtccgaatatctttccattttcatataaatgttatatggtaaggtcaaaatgacatggcaattccatgtggcatttaaagaaatgaaaaatgagttggatatgtccaacatgacaactaacgcccataagggcatatttggaccaaaagttggacggcGAGGGCATGAGTGAAtcaaactttaaacggagggtatatctagaccttttcgaatagtttaggggcatatttgaccattttcccttttataaaagaaataaaatatagtaataaaGGATTGTTGGTTGGGGGGAGGGGGTATGGGAAGGAGATGATGGAGTGGGggtaaaacaaataatttagatattattattttttaaaaatattttttgggatagttatacttaaatttttaattattattagtagtttattgtttagtttttgtcaaggtaaaatattttatccatgTGAAATGTGTCAAGgtttattcaaataaaagagagagcGCATTACACACCACTAAGATTTTTCAAACTAATAAGAGATAGTTTATGTATGAAATTCACATCAATAGTTAGGTATGCAActcaaaaaaaatgatttaaataaaagtaaagtgaacaaaattgaatatatatatatatatatatatatatatatatatagatgacGATTCAACTTTATTGCCTATAAAATGAGTCTCTTGAGTGAATAGGAGGCATTGGAGAAAACCCAAGTGTAGtcgaatatttttttcaataccaAATTGAGTTAAACCAAATATTCGTCAGATTTTTTTCGATTCAActcaattttatgttttgattttgtaCGTCCCTATtcataatcatcaaaataatttatggtTGATTCATGTATGGAATGTATATATCTTAACTTGATCAAGCGTTtctaatttcttaaatttttattgtgaTTCTAGCATTGTTTAATTTATGGaataattcattattttgattaacaataaaatttgaataaataggTCAAAGGCAATAGGTTAAGATCGATCGAGTTCGTTTCCTCTAGGCT
This portion of the Solanum pennellii chromosome 12, SPENNV200 genome encodes:
- the LOC107006807 gene encoding NAC domain-containing protein 100 — translated: MDENLPPGFRFHPTDEELITCYLNNKISDFNFTARAIADVDLNKSEPWDLPAKASMGEKEWYFFSLKDRKYPTGLRTNRATDAGYWKTTGKDKEIYRGGTGVLVGMKKTLVFYRGRAPKGEKTNWVMHEYRIETTFGYKPSKEEWVVCRVFQKSSTVKKPQPTSSSPLSLESPCDANYTITNELGDIELPFNFNYLTTTPSTAINSISLHNYNNDNINLAAATREANTHPLLPWSSNLLSSNLSSVNSLLFRALQLKSYSPREQATTTHDYAFMLPQENIITTQFGNDFAVNNIGAPSSFTVLDNSVQQQQQQQQEQSYKLDSNIW